In the genome of Rhizobium rhizogenes, one region contains:
- a CDS encoding DMT family transporter codes for MELWIGITFASAFLQNLRSTLQKHLKGMMGTTGATFVRFVFGMPFALAYLAFLHFGLGRPLPVPNMSFAVWATVGAMAQIAATFLLVHLFSFRNFAVGTAYSRTEPAQAALFALIFIGESVNGGTLAAIAVSVAGVMLISVARTEVTPASILTSIFSRTAGIGLASGAFFGLSSVAYRSASLALAPSLPTPDAVMQAGFTLVVVIVMQTVSMFLWIVWREREELQHIAKAWKPSLAVGFVGATASFGWFTAMTLQQAAVVKALAQVEMLFAFASTVLFFKEKINRLELSGCLLIVVGVLSLLAFG; via the coding sequence ATGGAACTTTGGATAGGCATCACTTTCGCAAGCGCGTTCCTGCAGAACCTGCGCTCGACCCTGCAAAAACACCTCAAGGGCATGATGGGCACGACGGGCGCAACCTTCGTGCGCTTCGTGTTCGGAATGCCCTTTGCTCTCGCCTATCTCGCCTTTCTGCATTTCGGGCTCGGTCGGCCACTGCCGGTGCCGAACATGTCTTTTGCCGTATGGGCGACGGTCGGGGCCATGGCGCAGATCGCCGCCACCTTTCTCCTGGTCCACCTGTTTTCCTTCCGCAACTTCGCGGTCGGCACGGCCTATTCCCGCACCGAACCCGCGCAGGCGGCGCTGTTTGCGCTCATTTTCATCGGTGAAAGCGTCAATGGCGGCACATTGGCGGCCATTGCGGTTTCAGTTGCCGGCGTCATGCTGATTTCGGTGGCGCGCACGGAAGTGACGCCTGCCTCCATTCTCACTTCCATCTTCAGCCGGACAGCCGGTATCGGCCTCGCCTCTGGTGCTTTCTTCGGCCTGTCGTCGGTTGCCTATCGGTCGGCGTCGCTGGCGCTTGCGCCGAGCCTTCCCACCCCGGATGCGGTGATGCAGGCGGGCTTCACGCTCGTCGTCGTCATCGTGATGCAGACCGTCTCGATGTTCTTGTGGATCGTCTGGCGGGAGAGGGAGGAATTGCAGCACATCGCAAAGGCGTGGAAACCGTCGCTTGCGGTCGGTTTCGTGGGGGCCACGGCGTCATTCGGCTGGTTCACGGCGATGACCCTGCAGCAGGCCGCCGTGGTGAAGGCACTGGCGCAGGTGGAAATGCTCTTCGCCTTCGCCTCGACCGTGCTGTTCTTCAAGGAAAAGATCAACCGGCTCGAGCTTTCCGGGTGCCTGCTGATCGTCGTGGGTGTGCTGTCGCTGCTGGCATTCGGCTGA
- a CDS encoding DUF1150 family protein gives MLLKEAHARLTRSQLAHIGEGEVGYIRKIRAEDVSRCFPEAPDLDPQLDLWALFGADGTPILLTDNRSSTFFKAAEDDLKTVSLH, from the coding sequence ATGCTTTTAAAAGAAGCGCATGCGCGTCTCACCCGGTCCCAGCTCGCCCATATCGGCGAGGGAGAAGTGGGATATATCCGCAAGATCCGTGCGGAAGACGTAAGCCGCTGTTTCCCGGAAGCGCCTGATCTCGATCCGCAACTGGATCTGTGGGCACTGTTTGGTGCGGATGGTACGCCGATCCTCCTGACCGACAACCGTTCAAGTACGTTTTTCAAGGCTGCCGAAGACGATCTCAAGACCGTCAGCCTGCATTGA
- a CDS encoding pyrimidine 5'-nucleotidase: MDTKPKNLPDAADFAHVSEWVFDLDNTLYPHHVNLFSQIDRNMTAYVAELLKLDPDEARKLQKRYYHDHGTTLQGLMINYGISPDEFLERAHAIDYSALKPHPELGAAIKALPGRKFILTNGSVKHAQAAAGALGILDHFEDIFDIVAADYLPKPASATYEKFAALAKLDTKKAAMFEDLPRNLAAPKALGMKTVLLVPSNLEGVIMERWEIPVDTDAHIDYITDDLTGFLARTIAG, from the coding sequence ATGGACACAAAGCCGAAAAACCTACCCGATGCCGCCGATTTCGCCCATGTGAGCGAATGGGTCTTCGATCTCGACAACACGCTCTATCCGCATCACGTCAATCTGTTTTCCCAGATCGACCGCAACATGACGGCGTATGTGGCGGAGCTTCTGAAACTCGATCCCGACGAGGCTCGGAAGCTGCAGAAACGCTATTATCACGACCACGGCACCACGCTTCAGGGCCTGATGATCAATTACGGCATCAGCCCCGACGAGTTTCTGGAACGTGCCCACGCCATCGATTATTCGGCGCTGAAACCCCATCCGGAACTTGGCGCGGCGATCAAGGCACTGCCAGGCCGCAAGTTCATCCTGACCAATGGCAGCGTGAAACATGCGCAGGCGGCTGCCGGCGCGCTCGGCATTCTCGATCATTTCGAGGATATTTTCGATATCGTCGCCGCAGACTATCTGCCGAAGCCGGCCAGCGCGACCTATGAGAAGTTCGCCGCACTTGCGAAACTCGATACGAAAAAAGCCGCGATGTTCGAGGATCTGCCGCGCAATCTCGCGGCTCCCAAGGCGCTCGGCATGAAGACTGTGCTGCTCGTGCCTTCGAACCTCGAGGGTGTCATCATGGAACGCTGGGAAATTCCCGTCGATACGGATGCGCATATCGACTACATCACCGACGATCTGACCGGCTTCCTGGCGAGAACCATCGCCGGCTGA
- a CDS encoding EF-hand domain-containing protein — translation MTMTTRKIALSALGAALVLSTAATASFAAPGKGHKDRMPIRQEAAFVHLLKVADTNKDGKISKEEFAARQDALFAEIDKDKDGSITPKEMREYRQAKMEAFRAANPRPERQDAKAEDGRGPEGKRAEREHGGRSGHQGWGKHGGKGAGLGMMRWADTDENGQVSKAEFTAAGEKMFERLDKNKDGVISIDDMPDRPFL, via the coding sequence ATGACGATGACCACACGAAAAATCGCCCTCTCTGCTCTTGGCGCAGCCCTTGTGCTCAGCACGGCCGCGACGGCGAGCTTCGCCGCACCCGGCAAAGGCCATAAGGATCGCATGCCGATCCGCCAGGAAGCCGCTTTCGTTCACCTTCTGAAGGTTGCCGATACCAACAAGGACGGCAAGATTTCAAAGGAAGAATTCGCGGCACGGCAGGATGCGCTTTTCGCCGAGATCGACAAGGACAAGGACGGTTCGATCACGCCGAAGGAAATGCGTGAATATCGCCAGGCCAAGATGGAGGCCTTCCGCGCCGCCAATCCGCGTCCCGAGCGTCAGGATGCCAAAGCCGAAGACGGTAGAGGCCCCGAAGGCAAGCGCGCCGAACGCGAACATGGCGGCCGTTCCGGTCATCAGGGCTGGGGCAAGCATGGCGGCAAGGGCGCGGGCCTGGGGATGATGCGCTGGGCCGATACCGACGAGAACGGTCAGGTCAGCAAGGCCGAGTTCACCGCAGCCGGCGAAAAAATGTTCGAGCGGCTGGACAAGAACAAGGACGGCGTCATCTCGATCGACGACATGCCGGACCGCCCGTTCCTTTGA
- the yihA gene encoding ribosome biogenesis GTP-binding protein YihA/YsxC, whose protein sequence is MSDTGPATEKPLFGRPWIFIRGVPAMKFLPPEGPPEIAFAGRSNVGKSSLINALVGHKGLARTSNTPGRTQELNYFVPEGYSGEAGDLPPMALVDMPGYGYAQAPKDQVDTWTKLVFDYLRGRATLKRVYVLIDSRHGLKKNDEEVLSLLDKAAVSYQIVLTKTDKIKDAGVPRLIGETLEKIRKRPAAYPEVLATSSEKSFGLDSLRAEIVRTISL, encoded by the coding sequence ATGAGTGACACCGGTCCGGCAACCGAAAAGCCCCTTTTCGGGCGACCCTGGATTTTCATTCGCGGTGTCCCCGCGATGAAATTCCTGCCGCCCGAAGGCCCGCCGGAAATTGCTTTTGCCGGTCGCTCGAATGTCGGCAAGTCCTCGCTCATCAATGCGCTGGTGGGCCACAAGGGGCTTGCCCGCACATCCAACACGCCCGGACGCACCCAGGAACTGAACTATTTCGTTCCGGAAGGTTATTCCGGCGAAGCCGGCGACCTGCCGCCCATGGCACTGGTCGACATGCCGGGTTACGGTTATGCGCAGGCGCCCAAGGACCAGGTGGATACCTGGACCAAGCTCGTCTTCGATTACCTGCGCGGCCGCGCGACACTGAAGCGCGTCTATGTGCTGATCGATTCCCGCCACGGCCTGAAGAAGAACGACGAGGAGGTTCTGAGCCTGCTCGACAAGGCGGCCGTGTCCTACCAGATCGTGCTGACAAAGACGGACAAGATCAAGGATGCCGGTGTTCCGCGGCTGATCGGCGAAACGCTGGAGAAAATCCGCAAGCGCCCCGCCGCCTATCCGGAAGTTCTCGCCACATCCTCGGAAAAATCCTTCGGGCTGGATAGCCTGCGCGCTGAGATCGTCAGAACGATCTCTCTCTGA
- the argB gene encoding acetylglutamate kinase — translation MTASESETQARLLAQALPFMQKYENKTIVVKYGGHAMGDSTLGKAFAEDIALLKQSGINPIVVHGGGPQIGAMLTKMGIESKFEGGLRVTDAKTVEIVEMVLAGSINKEIVALINQTGEWAIGLCGKDGNMVFAEKAKKTVIDPDSNIERVLDLGFVGEVVEVDRTLLDLLAKSEMIPVIAPVAPGRDGATYNINADTFAGAIAGALNATRLLFLTDVPGVLDRNKELIKELTVSQARALIKDGTISGGMIPKVETCIEAIKAGVQGVVILNGKTPHSVLLEIFTEGAGTLIVP, via the coding sequence ATGACTGCTTCCGAAAGCGAAACTCAGGCGCGGCTGCTCGCACAGGCTCTGCCCTTCATGCAGAAATACGAGAACAAGACCATCGTGGTGAAATATGGTGGGCACGCCATGGGGGATTCGACACTCGGCAAGGCTTTCGCGGAAGATATCGCCCTGTTGAAGCAGTCCGGGATCAACCCCATCGTCGTGCATGGCGGCGGCCCGCAGATCGGCGCGATGCTGACCAAGATGGGCATCGAATCGAAATTCGAAGGCGGCCTTCGCGTCACCGACGCCAAGACGGTCGAGATTGTCGAAATGGTTCTGGCCGGTTCGATCAACAAGGAAATCGTCGCGCTCATCAACCAGACGGGCGAATGGGCGATCGGCCTTTGCGGCAAGGACGGCAACATGGTCTTCGCCGAAAAGGCGAAAAAGACCGTCATCGATCCCGACAGCAATATCGAGCGCGTTCTCGATCTCGGTTTCGTCGGTGAGGTGGTGGAAGTTGACCGCACATTGCTCGACCTGCTCGCCAAGTCCGAGATGATCCCGGTCATCGCCCCCGTCGCTCCCGGCCGCGATGGCGCCACCTACAACATCAACGCCGACACCTTTGCCGGCGCCATCGCCGGCGCGCTGAACGCCACACGCCTGCTGTTCCTGACCGACGTGCCGGGCGTTCTTGACCGCAACAAGGAACTCATCAAGGAACTGACGGTCTCGCAGGCGCGCGCCCTTATCAAGGACGGCACGATTTCCGGCGGCATGATCCCGAAGGTCGAGACCTGCATCGAGGCCATCAAGGCCGGCGTGCAGGGCGTGGTGATCCTCAACGGCAAGACGCCGCATTCGGTGCTTCTGGAAATCTTCACGGAAGGCGCCGGCACGCTGATCGTGCCCTGA